The following DNA comes from Triplophysa dalaica isolate WHDGS20190420 chromosome 5, ASM1584641v1, whole genome shotgun sequence.
ttcaAGCATGTGATGCTCCTTTAAATTCACCTGGGGCAAGTCACAGGTGTgggcaataaaaaaaatcacacctaAAAGCAGACAAAATGGGGAGAAGTTGACTTGGTCATggcattgtgtgtctgtgtgtgccacACTAAGCATGCACAtcagaaagaggagaagagaagagaagagaagagaagagaagagaagagaagagaagagaagagaagagaagagaagagaagagaagagaagagaagagaagagaagagaagagaagagaagagaagagaactGTATGAGAACTGTATGAGGACTGTATGAGGACTTGAGAAACAAAATTGTGGAAACATATCAACAATCTCAAGGTTACAACTCCGTATCCAGAGATCTAGATGTTCCTTTGTCCACAATGTGCAACATTATCAAGAAGTTTGCAACCCATGGCACTGTAGCTAATCTCCCTGGACGTGGACGGAAGAGAAAAATTGATGAAAGGTTGCAACACAGGATAGTCCGATGGTGGATAATTAGCCTCAAACAAGTTCCAAAGAAATTAAATCTGTCCTGCAAGCTCAGGGTGCATCAGTGTCAGCGCGAACTATCCGTcaacatttacatgaaattaAACGCTGTGGCAGGAGACCCAGGAGGACCCCACTGCTGACACAGAGACATAAAAAAGCAAGACTACAGTTTGACAAAATGTACTTGAGTAAGCCAAAATCCTTCTGGGAAATCGTCTTGTGGACAGATGAGAGCTTTTTGGTAAATTATGTCATTCTACTATTTACAGAAAACGGAATGAGGCCTCCAAAGAAAATAACACAGTTCCTACAGTCAAATATGGTGGAGGttcaaagatgttttggggttgttttgtgcatgaaatCTGAGGATTACCAAAGGATTTTTGGTCGCAATGTAGGGCCCAGAGTCAGAAAGCTGGGTTTGCGTCCGAGATCGTGGGTCTTTCAGCTGGACAATGACCCCAAACATACTTCAGAACTCTCCAGCGCTTTGTTGCCATCCATTTCTGGGTGCTTTTTGAAGTGGCCAGCAAATAGTCCAGATCTAAATGCTATTGAACACCTGTGGAGAGATCTTAAAATTGCTGTTGGGAAAAGCCGCCCTTCCAATATGAGAGACCTGGAGCAGTTTGCAAAGGAAGAGTGGTCCAAAATTCCAGATGAGAGGTGTAAGAAGTTTATTGATGCTTATAGGAAGCGATTGATTTCAGTTATTTGCTCCAAAGGGTGAGCAAACACATATTAAgttaagggtgccaataattttgtccagcacatttttggagttttgtgtgacatttgtcaaatttgcttttttccctcctttttttgttttgttcctatACACACAAtgggaataaacatgtgttaatgtaaTAGTTGtctgtgagaaatacttgattttctggaaaaaattCAGGGGTGTTCACAATTTTGTCGAGAGTGTTCGTGTGTTTCAATCTGATCAAAACAACTTCTGTGTGCAACACTTTACAAGTCCCTGAATGACATTAACTTAACTCAAATCATTTATTACatgtatgttaaataaacagaaaacatgtttaatgtttcatcaatgtttacacaaacaaatcacatgaaATTCATGCGCAGCTTTTCTCCAGAGATCGATGCTGGTcgtgtttttaatgtaacagtgaaataataaaccctTTACTGTCGTGTAGTTTAGTCTCTGAATAAAGCTCTGGATCTCTGCTCTGTGTTCACGCTGTTTTCACTccgtcaaatgattttaaaactctGATATTTACTCGAAATGTCGCAGGAGAAAACACAAGAGTTTGAGGCTCACAGAGGCACTGACAGGTCGAGCTGAGTCTATATGGTTCTCATGTAGTGTTTAAGAGCGCAGAGCCGCTCAGTCCTTCCGCATTACTGATCAACTATAGACTGTGACCGAAAGCTCTTTACCTCAGAAATGGCAGAAACCGCTCCAGCTCCAGCAGCCCCGCCGGCGAAAGCGCCCAAGAAGAAATCTGCAGCCAAACCCAAGACAGCGGGTCCAGGCGCGAGTGATCTCATCGTTAAAGCCGTGACGGCCTCCAAGGAGAGAAACGGTGTGTCTCTGGCCGCCCTGAAGAAAGCTCTCACCGCCGGCGGATACGATGTGGAGAAGAACAACTCCCGCGTCAAGCTCGCCATCAAGAGCCTCGTGACTAAAGGCACACTGGTCCAGACCAAAGGAACCGGCGCTTCAGGATCTTTCAAACTCAACAAAAAACAAGTCGAGACTAAGAAGCCAGTGAAGAAAGCCGCTCCTAAAGCAAAGAAGCCCGCAGTGAAGAAGCCTGCTGCCGCTGCTGCTGCCAAGAAGCCGAAGACCGCAGCGGCAAAGAAGACCGCCGCAAATAAATCTCCCAAGAAGGCAAAGAAACCTGCCGCCACCGCCGCTAAAAAGGCAACGAAGAGCCCCAAGAAGGTGAAGAAGCCAGCGGCCACCAAGAAAGTAGCCAAGAGTCCGAAGAAAGCAGCTAAAAGCCCCAAGAAGGTCAAGGCTGCAAAACCCAAGACGACAAAGCCCAAAGCAGCGAAGCCTAAAAGGGCCGCTCCGAAAAAGAAGTAAATTACTTCTCCAGACTTTCTATTacaaaaggctcttttaagagccaccaccAGCCCACTAAagagttgtgtttcagtgatgtGTTGATATTATGGTTGTGTTCTTACacttacgcatttggcagacgatttcatccaaagcgactaacgtttcactatcctatacatttatataaaggtatctggaatcgaacccacaaccttactcgtaccactgagctacaggaaagctcttaaatga
Coding sequences within:
- the LOC130421327 gene encoding histone H1-like, which gives rise to MAETAPAPAAPPAKAPKKKSAAKPKTAGPGASDLIVKAVTASKERNGVSLAALKKALTAGGYDVEKNNSRVKLAIKSLVTKGTLVQTKGTGASGSFKLNKKQVETKKPVKKAAPKAKKPAVKKPAAAAAAKKPKTAAAKKTAANKSPKKAKKPAATAAKKATKSPKKVKKPAATKKVAKSPKKAAKSPKKVKAAKPKTTKPKAAKPKRAAPKKK